The proteins below are encoded in one region of Holophagaceae bacterium:
- a CDS encoding cytochrome c, whose product MRIPVRYLFPVLALAAALPLMAQAKGSDTKGKYYFKKSCKACHVKGGSAMELTPLAKTQAQWKKFFEAGKHGKPGVPLTPKFGTPEQLLDIKTFLVNHASDSPQPETCGG is encoded by the coding sequence ATGAGAATCCCCGTCCGCTACCTGTTCCCAGTCCTCGCGCTGGCCGCGGCCCTCCCCTTGATGGCCCAGGCCAAGGGCAGCGACACGAAAGGCAAGTACTACTTCAAGAAGAGCTGCAAGGCCTGCCATGTGAAGGGCGGATCGGCGATGGAACTGACCCCGCTGGCCAAGACCCAGGCCCAGTGGAAGAAGTTCTTCGAAGCCGGCAAGCACGGCAAGCCGGGCGTTCCCCTCACGCCCAAATTCGGCACGCCGGAACAGCTCCTGGACATCAAGACCTTCCTGGTGAACCACGCCTCGGATTCCCCCCAGCCTGAAACCTGCGGTGGCTGA
- a CDS encoding 4Fe-4S dicluster domain-containing protein yields MATKTLKTAQSIRRFAMVIDAKKCINCKACVVACKAENQVPLGVFRNWIGEEASGEYPRLRMSFDPEQCHHCADPSCVRVCPTGASWQREDGIVLVKEDDCIGCKYCIIACPYDARYHNPETHTVGKCTFCSHRVDRGEVPACVETCPSKVRVFGDLNDPKSQLHQLLATRRYEVKNPQTGNGPQLYYLL; encoded by the coding sequence ATGGCAACAAAAACCCTGAAAACCGCTCAGTCCATTCGACGCTTCGCGATGGTCATCGATGCGAAAAAATGCATCAACTGCAAGGCCTGCGTGGTCGCGTGCAAGGCCGAAAACCAGGTGCCGCTGGGTGTTTTCCGCAACTGGATCGGCGAAGAGGCTTCAGGCGAATATCCCCGCCTGCGCATGAGCTTCGATCCTGAGCAGTGCCATCACTGCGCGGATCCGAGCTGTGTCCGGGTCTGCCCCACCGGCGCCAGCTGGCAGCGGGAGGACGGCATCGTGCTTGTGAAGGAAGACGACTGCATCGGCTGCAAGTACTGCATCATCGCCTGCCCCTACGACGCGCGTTACCACAATCCAGAGACCCACACCGTGGGCAAGTGCACCTTCTGTTCGCATCGCGTGGATCGCGGCGAGGTGCCGGCCTGCGTGGAGACCTGCCCCAGCAAGGTGCGCGTGTTCGGCGATCTGAACGATCCCAAGAGCCAGCTGCACCAGCTCCTGGCCACCCGCCGCTACGAAGTGAAGAATCCCCAGACCGGCAACGGCCCCCAGCTCTACTACCTGCTTTAG
- the nrfD gene encoding polysulfide reductase NrfD — MREPVWEFLIVNYLFLGGLSAGLYFASALATWIQEDGHSAYPRIARWGAVLAPWPVSLGSALLVLDLGQPFRFWKIFFHFRWRSPMSIGSWLLVAFTFLSLAYLWSWLEQSERQSLLARIPEKIRTRIPVRVRGWLDLDASAWRRNLAMLGFPIAVGVGIYTGVLLGAVQARPFWNTNLVAQMFLFSALSSGTAALVVARLLDQEPVELKEMRFLYSMDITLIVLELFIVLPYLIHGELSSLAVKHALAQVLGGPFTIVFWMFFMGVGLLLPLAIELYEFKPVILGKGTFHIQPRWALTAGGLVLFGGYMLRYVFVFAGQATGFR, encoded by the coding sequence ATGCGCGAACCGGTCTGGGAATTCCTCATCGTCAATTACCTCTTTCTGGGCGGCCTTTCCGCAGGGCTCTATTTCGCCTCGGCGCTGGCCACCTGGATCCAGGAGGACGGCCATTCTGCCTATCCTCGCATCGCCCGGTGGGGCGCGGTCTTGGCGCCCTGGCCCGTGAGCCTCGGCTCGGCCCTGCTGGTGCTGGACTTGGGGCAGCCCTTCCGGTTCTGGAAGATCTTTTTCCATTTCCGGTGGCGCAGCCCCATGTCCATCGGCAGCTGGCTGCTGGTGGCCTTCACGTTCCTGAGCCTGGCCTACCTTTGGTCCTGGCTGGAGCAGAGCGAACGGCAGTCGCTGCTCGCGCGCATCCCTGAAAAAATCCGTACGCGGATTCCGGTCCGAGTGCGCGGGTGGCTGGATCTGGATGCCTCTGCCTGGCGGCGGAATCTGGCGATGCTCGGCTTCCCCATCGCGGTGGGCGTGGGCATCTACACCGGCGTGCTGTTGGGCGCCGTGCAGGCGCGGCCGTTCTGGAACACCAACCTGGTGGCGCAGATGTTCCTCTTCAGCGCCCTCAGCTCCGGCACCGCGGCCCTGGTGGTGGCCCGGCTCCTGGACCAGGAGCCCGTGGAACTGAAGGAGATGCGTTTCCTCTATTCCATGGACATCACGCTGATCGTGTTGGAACTGTTCATCGTCCTGCCCTATCTCATCCACGGCGAGCTCAGCAGCCTGGCGGTGAAACATGCTCTGGCGCAGGTGCTTGGCGGACCTTTCACGATCGTGTTCTGGATGTTCTTCATGGGGGTCGGCTTGCTGCTGCCCTTGGCCATCGAACTGTATGAATTCAAGCCCGTGATCCTCGGGAAGGGAACTTTCCATATCCAGCCCCGCTGGGCTCTCACCGCCGGTGGGCTGGTGCTGTTCGGCGGCTACATGCTGCGTTATGTCTTCGTGTTCGCGGGTCAGGCCACGGGGTTCCGATGA
- a CDS encoding DUF3373 family protein, translating into MRITRITALLLAGLGPLALGAQTSDQDDIKKQIQELKKQVELLEEKAKDQEKTLTKVETKVAQDNIAWGGDLRTRFDSQEWNFKPYQQFMGFAPQAMPGPGGSTFYVPSPVAMPVPAQDYNNSVQWSTRLRLRMGINISEHAKIMGRLTMYKVHGGADVPTFNGSPNTVANSFNSGKVPTNDILHVERASFVYDWPSVGVLSIGRQNTSDGPPFEVREGGERQATPQALAVNAMVDGIGWKFHLDKLGMPENTLLGLCYGIGYESGFGGGGNIKSSAAVVGFNFFPAPNAGTALTPAQYPQPALQVNTIGPLKDSTVLGVMFDMPLLFEAFGTVHSANVYVGFNRFGNMTDIPYGSLNNFPVPASAGMGGMPSSQYVTATNNLGDMDQWTATWKHRIGDTFTYFGSFGYIKSNPNGKVSQYGAYWNMPTPFGGANYQLTGFGGLLGDPVNSQSATAYYVGVRYDPTPDLGIGLEFNHGSPKWFTYSPATGEATEKLGTRGDVWEAYIHWSFAKNVALRAGYIDYKYSTAFSGWHIAPMALENFDLSKNPMMQYAFPAGIKNTYLALEVKF; encoded by the coding sequence ATGCGAATCACGCGTATCACCGCTCTGTTGCTGGCTGGCCTCGGCCCGCTGGCCCTGGGGGCCCAGACCTCCGATCAGGACGACATCAAAAAACAGATCCAGGAGCTCAAAAAGCAGGTGGAGCTTCTGGAGGAAAAGGCCAAGGATCAGGAGAAGACCCTGACCAAGGTCGAGACCAAGGTGGCCCAGGACAACATCGCCTGGGGCGGCGATCTCCGCACGCGCTTCGATAGCCAGGAATGGAACTTCAAGCCCTACCAGCAGTTCATGGGTTTCGCGCCCCAGGCCATGCCCGGCCCAGGCGGGAGCACGTTCTACGTGCCTTCGCCCGTGGCGATGCCCGTGCCGGCGCAGGACTACAACAACTCCGTGCAGTGGTCCACCCGGCTGCGCCTGCGCATGGGCATCAACATCAGCGAGCACGCCAAGATCATGGGCCGGCTGACCATGTACAAGGTCCACGGCGGTGCGGACGTTCCGACTTTCAACGGCTCGCCGAACACTGTCGCCAATTCCTTCAACAGCGGCAAGGTGCCCACCAACGACATCCTGCACGTGGAGCGCGCCAGTTTCGTCTATGACTGGCCGTCGGTGGGCGTGCTCTCCATCGGCCGCCAGAACACATCGGACGGTCCGCCCTTCGAGGTCCGCGAGGGCGGCGAGCGCCAAGCCACTCCGCAGGCTTTGGCCGTGAACGCGATGGTGGATGGCATCGGCTGGAAATTCCATCTGGACAAGCTGGGGATGCCGGAAAACACGCTCCTGGGCCTCTGCTACGGGATCGGCTACGAGAGCGGCTTCGGCGGCGGTGGCAACATCAAGAGCAGCGCGGCGGTGGTGGGATTCAATTTCTTCCCGGCCCCGAATGCCGGCACGGCCCTGACCCCGGCGCAATACCCGCAGCCCGCCCTGCAGGTGAACACCATCGGCCCGCTGAAGGACAGCACCGTGCTGGGCGTCATGTTCGACATGCCGCTGCTGTTCGAAGCCTTCGGCACCGTGCATTCGGCCAATGTCTACGTGGGCTTCAACCGCTTCGGGAACATGACCGACATCCCTTACGGCAGCCTCAACAACTTCCCGGTTCCGGCCAGCGCGGGAATGGGTGGCATGCCGTCATCCCAGTACGTGACCGCCACCAATAACCTGGGCGACATGGATCAGTGGACCGCCACCTGGAAGCACCGGATCGGCGATACCTTCACCTATTTCGGCAGCTTCGGCTACATCAAGAGCAACCCCAACGGCAAGGTCTCCCAGTACGGCGCCTACTGGAACATGCCCACACCCTTCGGCGGCGCAAACTACCAGTTGACGGGCTTCGGCGGTTTGCTGGGCGATCCCGTCAACAGCCAGAGCGCCACGGCCTACTACGTTGGCGTCCGCTACGATCCGACTCCCGACCTCGGTATCGGCCTGGAGTTCAACCACGGCTCACCCAAATGGTTCACCTACAGCCCAGCCACGGGAGAAGCCACGGAGAAGCTCGGCACTCGCGGCGATGTGTGGGAGGCCTATATCCACTGGAGCTTCGCGAAGAACGTCGCCCTGCGCGCAGGCTACATCGACTACAAGTACAGCACCGCGTTCAGCGGCTGGCACATCGCGCCCATGGCCTTGGAGAACTTCGATCTGTCGAAGAATCCGATGATGCAGTACGCCTTCCCGGCCGGAATCAAGAACACCTATCTGGCGCTCGAAGTGAAGTTCTAG
- a CDS encoding molybdopterin-dependent oxidoreductase: MERRTFMEIIGAGSMILPPLACNFRRPVAAGPTFLDGIATTCELCPNKCSVLAVVKDGHITKLNPNPENPKSRGMLCARGNAAVQQVYDPDRLKQPLIRVGARGEGKWRPASWDEAFDYTAKKLSDIKAKHGPEGTLWSSTEGFQEIFFKNLGQAFGSPNVMRHPSLCLASVNLAYSMTFGTVPSFDLLNADYVIMSGANRFESIITPDTMDLIGGTMERKAKLIYLDPRFTVTASKADEWYPIKPGTDMAFILAMMNVIITENRYDKAFVESVTVGFEQLAEHVKPYTPEWAEGETEIPAQDIARIARAFSDAAPRAVFYAGRRSSWYQNDFQMRRAQALLNAIVGNWDRQGGMVPNQKIAKGEFLVLPWDDPKASRVDEVEKAFPLASAKDGVYLPLRENVLKGQPYPVKGWMIYKQDPLHALPDQGKTMKMLDQMEFVGVIDIAMSDTAWYADVVFPESHYLERTDPIEVMPGIWPAAVYRQQVVKPIHDTKPCLEIAQGLAKRLGLSDYFDYTIEQWVEAEAKELPVQNGLAHMKQRGVVAVSQPKYGATLNPVHRFLTKSGKIEIFSERLKEAGQDPLPVYTTPVQPSGGRFRLVLGRKATITHATLTNLPWLHEHNPENDLWIHPEPAAKLNIRSGDLLDVSSSVGQVRIKARVTQEIRPDCVFMLHGFGKKSPWLKRVHNVGAADSVLLETAWDKVSGNAAMHETFVKVVKV, encoded by the coding sequence ATGGAACGACGCACTTTCATGGAAATCATCGGCGCGGGATCGATGATCCTCCCGCCGCTGGCCTGCAATTTCCGCAGGCCGGTGGCGGCCGGGCCCACGTTCCTGGATGGCATCGCCACCACCTGCGAGCTGTGCCCGAACAAGTGCTCGGTCCTGGCCGTGGTGAAGGACGGGCACATCACCAAACTGAATCCGAATCCGGAAAATCCGAAGTCCCGTGGAATGCTCTGTGCCCGCGGTAACGCGGCGGTGCAGCAGGTCTACGATCCGGACCGGCTCAAGCAGCCGCTCATCCGCGTGGGCGCCCGGGGCGAAGGGAAATGGCGCCCGGCTAGCTGGGACGAGGCCTTCGATTACACAGCGAAAAAGCTCAGCGACATCAAGGCGAAGCACGGACCTGAAGGCACGCTCTGGTCCAGCACCGAGGGGTTCCAGGAAATCTTCTTCAAGAACCTGGGCCAGGCCTTCGGCAGTCCCAACGTCATGCGCCATCCCAGCCTTTGTCTGGCCTCGGTGAACCTCGCCTACTCCATGACTTTCGGCACGGTGCCGAGCTTCGATCTGCTCAACGCCGACTACGTGATCATGTCCGGGGCCAACCGCTTCGAAAGCATCATCACGCCGGACACCATGGATCTCATCGGCGGGACCATGGAGCGCAAGGCCAAGCTCATCTACCTGGACCCGCGCTTCACCGTCACCGCCTCCAAGGCCGACGAGTGGTATCCCATCAAGCCCGGCACCGACATGGCCTTCATCCTGGCCATGATGAACGTGATCATCACTGAAAACCGCTACGACAAGGCCTTCGTGGAGTCAGTGACGGTGGGCTTCGAGCAGCTCGCCGAACACGTGAAACCCTACACGCCCGAGTGGGCCGAAGGCGAGACCGAGATCCCCGCCCAGGACATCGCCCGCATCGCGCGGGCCTTCTCCGACGCAGCCCCGCGCGCGGTGTTCTACGCGGGCCGGCGCTCCAGCTGGTACCAGAATGATTTCCAGATGCGCCGGGCCCAGGCGCTGCTCAACGCCATCGTCGGGAATTGGGACCGCCAGGGCGGCATGGTGCCGAACCAAAAGATCGCCAAGGGCGAATTCCTCGTGCTGCCCTGGGACGATCCCAAAGCTTCGCGGGTGGACGAAGTGGAAAAGGCCTTCCCGCTCGCCAGCGCCAAAGATGGCGTCTATCTCCCGCTCCGCGAGAACGTGCTGAAGGGCCAGCCCTATCCAGTCAAAGGCTGGATGATCTACAAGCAGGATCCCCTCCACGCCCTGCCGGACCAGGGCAAGACGATGAAGATGCTCGACCAGATGGAGTTCGTCGGCGTCATCGATATCGCCATGAGCGACACCGCCTGGTACGCGGACGTGGTGTTCCCGGAAAGCCATTATCTGGAGCGCACGGATCCCATCGAGGTGATGCCCGGCATCTGGCCCGCGGCGGTCTACCGGCAGCAGGTGGTCAAGCCCATCCACGACACCAAGCCCTGCCTGGAGATCGCGCAGGGGTTGGCCAAGCGGCTGGGGCTGTCGGACTATTTCGACTACACCATCGAACAATGGGTGGAGGCCGAAGCCAAGGAATTGCCGGTGCAGAACGGCCTGGCGCACATGAAGCAGCGCGGCGTCGTGGCTGTGTCCCAACCCAAATATGGCGCCACGCTCAACCCGGTCCACCGCTTCCTGACCAAGAGCGGCAAGATCGAGATCTTTTCGGAGCGGTTGAAGGAAGCGGGCCAGGATCCGCTTCCGGTCTACACCACGCCCGTCCAGCCCAGCGGCGGGCGGTTCCGCCTGGTGCTTGGACGGAAGGCCACCATCACCCACGCCACGTTGACGAACCTCCCCTGGCTGCACGAGCACAATCCTGAAAATGATCTGTGGATCCACCCGGAGCCAGCCGCAAAGTTGAACATCCGCAGCGGTGATCTGCTGGACGTATCCAGTTCCGTCGGCCAGGTGCGCATCAAGGCCCGGGTGACGCAGGAAATCCGGCCCGACTGCGTGTTCATGCTCCACGGCTTCGGCAAGAAGTCCCCCTGGCTGAAGCGCGTGCACAACGTCGGCGCCGCCGATTCGGTGCTGCTGGAGACCGCCTGGGACAAGGTGAGCGGGAACGCCGCCATGCACGAGACCTTCGTCAAAGTCGTGAAGGTTTGA
- a CDS encoding molecular chaperone TorD family protein, with product MSFHLPELLQALAAVYARPGAFPKAALEAATQAFWVSASLKSDLECLLASETPDLAVAYADHFLVSREHPVLHLEASVHRTGLLRDPALLHDLDRHYEVFGFCPPEGLGPDHLATELEALAMGLQRLGNATEDEVPKVVSTLLSLVDLHLLPLLTELDTLAGRRSLHPVYAAALKSTSSCVELVRGGIFAFT from the coding sequence ATGAGCTTCCACCTGCCCGAGCTGCTCCAGGCCCTGGCAGCGGTTTACGCCAGGCCAGGGGCCTTTCCGAAGGCGGCCCTGGAGGCCGCCACGCAAGCCTTCTGGGTTTCGGCTTCCCTGAAGTCGGATCTGGAATGCTTGTTGGCTTCAGAAACACCGGATCTCGCGGTGGCCTATGCCGATCATTTCCTGGTGAGCCGGGAGCATCCGGTTTTGCATCTGGAAGCTTCGGTCCACCGCACAGGTTTGTTGCGGGATCCAGCTCTTCTCCATGACCTGGACCGGCACTACGAGGTCTTCGGATTCTGCCCACCTGAGGGCCTGGGCCCCGACCATCTAGCCACCGAACTGGAAGCCTTGGCCATGGGGCTCCAGCGCTTGGGAAACGCCACCGAAGATGAGGTGCCCAAGGTCGTGTCCACCCTGCTGAGTTTGGTCGATCTTCACCTGCTTCCGCTGCTTACGGAACTGGACACGCTGGCTGGGCGCCGGTCCCTCCACCCGGTCTATGCGGCCGCGCTGAAGTCCACTTCGTCCTGCGTGGAATTGGTACGGGGTGGCATCTTCGCCTTCACCTGA
- a CDS encoding DinB family protein, with protein sequence MFRHLADFKTIWAHEVEHTLHVLEAIPDAASHQAVAPEHRDLRRIAWHLVETCVEMPGNMGLKIEGFAGEPFKTHPPATMKEIRDTYAAVSGSVQAEVAKLNDMALAMDYPFYGMTWTGALGLFVLVTHQSHHRGQMTVLMRQAGLKVPGTYGPAKEEWGAFGMETPVV encoded by the coding sequence ATGTTCCGCCACCTCGCCGATTTCAAGACCATTTGGGCGCATGAAGTGGAGCACACCCTGCACGTGTTGGAGGCGATTCCCGATGCCGCTTCGCACCAGGCCGTCGCGCCCGAGCACCGGGATCTGCGGCGCATCGCGTGGCACCTGGTGGAGACCTGCGTGGAGATGCCCGGCAACATGGGCCTGAAAATCGAGGGATTCGCGGGCGAACCCTTCAAGACCCATCCGCCCGCCACCATGAAGGAGATCCGGGACACCTACGCGGCGGTCTCCGGGTCGGTCCAGGCCGAAGTGGCGAAGCTCAATGACATGGCCCTGGCCATGGACTACCCCTTCTACGGCATGACCTGGACCGGGGCGCTCGGGCTCTTCGTGCTGGTGACGCACCAGAGCCACCACCGCGGCCAGATGACCGTGCTCATGCGCCAGGCCGGCCTGAAGGTGCCCGGCACCTACGGCCCCGCCAAGGAGGAATGGGGCGCCTTCGGCATGGAGACGCCGGTGGTTTAG